The genomic stretch CTCCGGCCCGGCGGTGGAGAGAATTAAGAAGGCCCCACTAAAGAGTGTAGTGGTTACCAATACTATCCCTTTGAGGGAAGAGGCCAAGGCTATCGGAAAGATCGAGGTCCTTTCGGTCTCTAACCTTCTCGGGGAGGCCATAAGGCGCATTCACGCCGACGATTCGGTGAGCTCTCTTTTTGTCTAAAGGAGGTTTTCCCCATGAAGCAGGTAGAAATGACGGTTCAGGTAAGAGAGAAGACGGGTAAGGAGGTGGCCCGCAAGCTCCGACGCCAGGGGCTTTTGCCGGCTATCATCTATGGCCGCGAGACAGAAAATATCCCTCTGGCGGTGGAAGCCAACGAGTTAAAAAAGATCCTCTTCCGCCACCGGGGAGAACAGCTCATATTCAATCTCAACCTTAAAAACAACGGTTCGGAAAGCCGGAAGATGGCCATCGTCAAGGAGATCCAGGCCCATCCGGTAACCGATGAGCCCCTTCACGTGGACTTCTATGAGGTCTCCCTGGAGCGCGAAATCGAGGTGGAGGTTCCGGTTGAGATAGTGGGTAAGGCCAAGGGTATGGAACGGGGAGGAATTCTGGAGGTCATCACCCGAGAGCTGACCATCTCCTGTCTCCCTATGGCCATCCCCAATAGCATCAAGATAGATGTGAGCAGTCTTGATATCGGTGATTCCTTCCACGTGGAAGATCTCCCAGCCATGGAGGGAATCCGGGTTCTTGATCCTCCCAAAACAACCATTCTGACCATTGTCTCTCCGGAGGAAGAAGAGGAGGCCCCGACTGAGGAGGCCCTGGAGACAGAGGTCATCGCCAAGGGCAAAAAGAAGGAAGAATCAGAATAGCCGACATGTGGCTTGTGGTGGGCCTGGGCAACCCGGGCCCTGCCTATCAGATCACCAGACACAACG from Thermosulfuriphilus ammonigenes encodes the following:
- a CDS encoding 50S ribosomal protein L25/general stress protein Ctc; this translates as MKQVEMTVQVREKTGKEVARKLRRQGLLPAIIYGRETENIPLAVEANELKKILFRHRGEQLIFNLNLKNNGSESRKMAIVKEIQAHPVTDEPLHVDFYEVSLEREIEVEVPVEIVGKAKGMERGGILEVITRELTISCLPMAIPNSIKIDVSSLDIGDSFHVEDLPAMEGIRVLDPPKTTILTIVSPEEEEEAPTEEALETEVIAKGKKKEESE